Within the Montipora foliosa isolate CH-2021 chromosome 11, ASM3666993v2, whole genome shotgun sequence genome, the region gctcatacttagtagaagaagttactccacaaattctttccttgggcactaaacagtttgttattttcaaaaagtggtttaatcagtttttcaatttaatttgttcagaaatgaaaatcgattttttttgtcaactggaattaattaacaattatctgtactcttttgggcataaagaaaaagtggacttgtttgtttgctttgccctaaaatgcgagcgaacaagtgctttttatactaatccgtttgcccaactggttttcgatgggcctcgacagcgacaagaaaattttgcccttatgttataaacacgtaatcgcaatgagttctcgtaaaattagggggaaatttcactagcttgtgttttcaaaaatttttgtaatgcacctaaacgttatttcagtgttggagcggatcttgctTGAGGTTCGTTCtctcttggttgcattgccgtattttggcGATTCTTGTtgcaagccaacctggcgtgtttcaatgaaatacatcaaaatgtgaatgatttcgTTTTCATCCGCATGTGCCTAGGGAACCACGCCTTTTATTGTACGTCTTCGTGTTCAAGAAGCCtcctttctttcatttaaacAACCTTCAAAGTTGCTCAGAACTTTCTTCCTTCTACTGTATGCATGCATTTTGATCGGTTATTTTTTGGAACATTATTGGCGCACTCGGATATCGTCTCGCGTGCCACGTTTGTGTTCTTACCACAATATATATAACTGAACAGGCCCACGCCAACATTGGAATCTGTTTGTTAAATATTATCAAAAGTAGGCTTTCTAACTCTATGAAGAGTGAATACCAAACTGTGTGACTTTTTCGTCAAATTTATGCAACTTAAATATTTTCTTAAATGGCTATTATTTCTTGTTTCTACTATATTGTAACCTTTATTTAAATAATCATGCAACATATATTTTAAATATCCTTTACCTATTATATCCACAAAGGCAATAGCTTATTAAATACTGAGTTCTTAAATACTTCTACCACTCGACAACACGTCTGGCGTAGTTAGCTATTTTCTTAAATTGTTATATTTATCGCACTTGATTAAATCAATCAATTACAGCTCTTCCTGATTTCCAAGTGGTTTTTGATCGTTGTCATTAAAACGTTTCGTTTCCATCAAAAAATTtacttcatttttttcctttcagacACCCTCTGCTCGTTCCTAAAATAGCTACTAGAATCTGACCCATAAAAAGAAACTACTTGTAAGTTTGGGCTGCTTAATCCAAGGCCGGCGTCTGCGCATGTTGCTTATATGTTGGAACTTAATATGACTATAAATCAGCCTAGAATGGCCTGTTAATAACCTCATAGAGGTATCGACTATCAACATTGAAATTCGAAGCAGATAAAATATGCTTCATAAGGACCTTAGAGCTATGAGCTCCTAGGGTGCTTAATGCAATTGGGGTGTTGTCTTCAAAAGCTCCTCGTCCCTAATTCCTATTATTATTCTAGTCTATTAAATCGTTTGCATCCAAGGAGTTTTCAGTCGCCAAGCTTCATGTCGAGCTATGTTCACTATGCACAGATATACGTCAAAATTATATGGTGCTCTGTTCTGTTCTTAGCTTGTACATAAGTCGCCTTGAAGGTCCCTCATGTCAACATTAACTTTAACAAACATGGTATCATCCCTGACAAATCCACCCTGTCGGAGTTCTACGTGAGAGAGAAGTGTCGGACAGCCTGAGGCAATATTCATATCCGACGTTGGTTTCTTAAAACTTGAGCTGTTAGGATCTGGACGAAAAGCATCACTGGCATCCTTGATTTTGTTCTGATCCATAATTCTAAAATGGACCTTGTGGAGGAAAGGCCAGGGTAATAAGGCATCGTATTCACCGCGCATGATGACAAAGAAGACCGACACGTGAGTTCCTTTGCCCATTCCATCACCATTGAGGTAAAGACGGGCACACACTTTGTAACCAAACCGCCCAACGTAGAACGGAGGGCTGTAAATGGAAATCTTCTTTCCAGAAACAGCTTCTTGGAATCTTAGATTGTACTGGTCGATTTTCCAAAGATAAACTCCATTATATGACGTTGCCTCAAGCATCTGAATCTGAAAATTTTGTCCTGAAAGTTGAATCTCATGCAAAGCCAGCTGGTTCTCATTTCTTTCCATACGCCGTTCACAGGTAGTGTGATTATTTGACAAAGAACGTGATATCTTCCCGTTTTCTTTTGAAGTCAGTGTGATTTCCTTGACGAGCGCTAGCTCGCTTTGCAAATTGTTAACCCTTGTTTCGTGTTCCTTTACAGTGttcaaaatttcctcaatcTGCGAAGAAACAACGGTTCCGTTTCCTTCATCCGCGGCGGCAGCATCAAAGGTACTGCGTAGTTTCTCTAAGTCGTTTATGTGCCCTGTGATTGAGCTCTCTATCAAGGATATTTTCGTTTGCTGAGTTTGGATATTGATTTTTGCCGCCACAAGCTCCTCGGTTTGATTTTGAAGTTGCAGGTCCAAGTTGTTCTTCTCTTTCTGCAAGTGGTCGATCTGTTCTTCAATTTGTACATAATTTCTTCGGTTTTCAATGCTTGATTGATTCATCTTTTCAACGTGGATCTTTATAGTGGCTTTCAGGTGCTCATCAACAGATTCTTTTTTACCCtgttgaccaaaaaaaaaacattacatcagACACCACTTAACATTATATAGAGGATAAAAAGCTGATGTAACCGGCTTTCGATAAGCTGTGTGGACGAGGAAGTGCAAAAGTCAATGTTTATTTAACATTGAGAGGGAGGCCTATGTCTGTGTAATGCGGAGTGTTGAATCCTTGAAGGCCTTCTCTGGAAACTCTACCATTATATTTGCGGTGACCTCACATCACAGAGAATCTATAATTTGCATATATTTCGACAAGCGAAGAAGCTCTTAAGAGATTACTACAGTTACAAACTCCGCGTAACCCAAAAGCAAACtcggacaaaaaaaaaaaatcaggcttAAAACTTGCATGATTAAAATTCGAGACCTCGTTAATAATGGCACAAGCAACGCTCATCTGTAAAATACAACGACTCATGCAAGATTTGTTCAATAGTTTAACGACAGTGTGCCGTTAATGGCAAATGGCACCCCACTAATTACCAGAAATGATGAAAATCCTGGTATGCTAGCAAGTTACTCCCTTTCAATACTTACCTGCTAGCCTAGGCTGACGGGAAAGAAATTAAGGTTCTTGATGTTGACAGTTTCGATGACTGTCAGCCGGCTATCTTTATTAACTAACAAGGTGACTTTTGTCGAACTTTTGATGTTAAATGTGACCTTACACAGCAAAACTGACAGTTAATAGACGTTTTATAATATTCACCTTGTTAGTTTTGATAAAGGTCATAGCTGACGGTCATTGACAATGTCAACATTaaaaatctttttctttttgttgggggtgggggggggggagtattttttttcatttgctacCCTCTTGAATTTCTTTAACAATGACCCTTAAATTAAATAGCTTTCCGTTAGATTGGGTAAATAATTGATCACCTCAGCCTTCGCTGTTCTCTGCAAACCCTAATCATTACTGGTGGCGATTTCTATAACCAAGAATCCATGATCATTACCtgtgcaaatttttaaaaaaattcagtttaattACAGACGAGATCAGCGAGAAAACGTTGAAACCTCCTCAAGGAAGTCTTCCGTTTTCACTCAAATATTTTATGATTTGATTTTAAGAAGCCTCGTCTTTCACACTGACAGTAATGcatctttcttttttctgaAAGTATTTTAAACTCCAAATAGCACTTGCTGTCTCAACTTATCAAAAGGCACTCACTTTGAATTCACAACCATGAATGAAAAACGGGCACGGTACTTCCGCGTGAGGACACTCCTTGGTCAAGTGGTCATCCAACATGTCACGTGGTATAGTCTCCTTTCCGCAGAGTAAATGACATTTTACGGGAAATTTCCGGCACAAACCAAAATGATCCTGCAGATAAACAGAAGACAACAACTTTTGTTTTCGGTTCTCTACTCAAAACGGTTGAAAATGAAACGATATCAAGATAAAATTAGGTAGTATTGAAAATTAGGTAGTAGCGAAAATATATAtggatgaaggggtagtttctaaagaaactgtggtgctgcgtcggtggggaagtagtatacaaacatttggtttatcaaaggagttgataatgtaaattgaccaccgtacagagattctaaaagctagacaaagacaaagacaaagcttttagaatctctgtacggtggtcaatttacattatcaactccgttgataaaccaaatttttgtagcgAAAATATATGTTTGTCTATTCAGAGACAATACAACGGCAACGGGAAACGACTTAattgaaagaggaaaaaaagaggtTCACTTATTAATCCTATGAGAGGATATGTTTCAGGTATGGATGCTACACGAGTCAACGTTTAACTGAGCTAAAACGTCAAGGTTTAATTCggtagttttcttttaaattatggTGAGCAAATGTGACTTGCTCTTTAAAACTAGCTCAATATTCCTTCTCCCATACCTTCAAGTTTCTTTGACACACTTTTCCTCCGCAATATAGACAGATCACGGTCCTGTTAATACAGGCATTTGATGCGTGCTCTTCGAGACTTCTTCGTTCCATTGTCTCACCACAGGCAAGGCACTGTACGTCACCATATTGACAGCTTGTCTCATGGGCCTGCTCGATAAAACAGTAAAAAGGAGGTCAGAATTATTGTAGAAAATTAAGGATTGAAAACTACGGCATGTTTTGAGTTTTCAAAGCCGGTAACCGTAAATGTCTCCTATCTTATTAATAATTGGAGAACGAGAAAAACTTTGACCATTCTCCACCTCTTATACGGTAACTGACCGTGAATGATTACTCTTATATTTATGAGTGAATGCACCTTTGTAGTCTTTGGGCTTTGTATGGGGCTAATTAGAGTGTCAAAAGAGATCGGTCTCAGTTCGCTTAAATGTTGTTAGATAATTTATCTATGGACGCGTTGAACTGAAGGAAACAGGAGTCTGCCATTAGCAGTGGAAACGGGTCGTAAACTGGCTGTTAATTCGTCCACCGTGAAAATGTCTCTTGGCTTCATGTGAGTATTGCCTGATAAAAGTTGCGTGAGGTTCAAAGAACGACTCTTGTGAGTGACTGGCGTCTCGACCACCTGAGCGCAGTCACGAGTCTTGTGGACCTCTGAAGATGACTTTTGCTCAGATTGAGGAACATTGTATGCAAACTTTCTGCATGATAAATGTTACGCAGTGTATCCCTGTCAACTTCCTCGTCACTTGTATCGAAAAATAGTACTAAATGTCACCCATTAGAAACATAATCAGCAAAGAGAGtccaaaccaaaaaaaaaaaaaaactctatcGTTAATGCTATGTCGTTGTAATTAGGTAGTTGGCCATGTTAGGAAAACTTTGTGATGTGTATAAAAATAAGCGTACACCAAAATGGTTGCATTTGCCTTTGTGGACGGATATAAGTGACTCCCATCACTTCTGGATTAACACCATTTACAACAATATGCAAGAATAGCTGATGGGACTCAGTAAAAGAGGATCTTTAAACGAAACTATTTACCTTAAAATCTCGGAATTCTCCTTTCCAATCGCAATTTCGATCTTTGTAATGGCAACGGCACTGGAGATCGAGTATTTCCCTTTCGCAGCATTTATCGGGG harbors:
- the LOC137975847 gene encoding TNF receptor-associated factor 3-like, with product MERRSLEEHASNACINRTVICLYCGGKVCQRNLKDHFGLCRKFPVKCHLLCGKETIPRDMLDDHLTKECPHAEVPCPFFIHGCEFKGKKESVDEHLKATIKIHVEKMNQSSIENRRNYVQIEEQIDHLQKEKNNLDLQLQNQTEELVAAKINIQTQQTKISLIESSITGHINDLEKLRSTFDAAAADEGNGTVVSSQIEEILNTVKEHETRVNNLQSELALVKEITLTSKENGKISRSLSNNHTTCERRMERNENQLALHEIQLSGQNFQIQMLEATSYNGVYLWKIDQYNLRFQEAVSGKKISIYSPPFYVGRFGYKVCARLYLNGDGMGKGTHVSVFFVIMRGEYDALLPWPFLHKVHFRIMDQNKIKDASDAFRPDPNSSSFKKPTSDMNIASGCPTLLSHVELRQGGFVRDDTMFVKVNVDMRDLQGDLCTS